Genomic DNA from Desulfuromonas versatilis:
GGTCACCGCCAAGGCCTTCGACAAGCTGGGGCTCGCGCGCCAGGGGATCTGCGCGGTGACCATGCCGGGCTTCGGCACCACGGCGCGCACCCGCGGCAACGCCGAACGGCTGGCCGAACTGCTCGGGGTCAGCCTGCGGGTGATCTCCATCGACCCGGCGGTGCGCCAGCATTTTGCCGATATCGGTCACGACGAGGCGGTGCACGACATCACCTACGAAAACTCCCAGGCCCGGGAGCGGACCCAGATCCTCATGGACATCGCCAACCAGGTCCAGGGGCTGGTCATCGGTACCGGCGACCTTTCGGAGCTGGCCCTGGGCTGGTGCACCTACAACGGCGATCACATGTCGATGTACGGGGTCAACTCGGGGGTGCCCAAGACCCTGGTCCGCTACCTGGTCTCCTGGTGCGCCGAGGCCGAATTCAGCGGCGAGGCCTCCGCGATTCTGCGGGATATCTGCGCTACCCCCGTCTCGCCCGAGCTGCTCCCCCCCGACGAGAACGGCGAGATCGGCCAGGTGACCGAGGACCACATCGGCCCCTACCTGCTGCACGATTTCTTTCTTTTCCACGTGGTGCGCCTGCAGTATCCGCCGGTCAAGATCTTCCACTTCGCCAGGCAGGCCTTCGCCGGCAGCTACGGCGATGAGGAGATCCTGCACTGGCTGAAGAATTTCTACCGGCGTTTCTTCTCCCAGCAGTTCAAGCGCTCCTGCCTCCCCGACGGGCCCAAGGTGGGCAGCGTGGTCCTTTCGCCCCGCGGCGACTGGCGCATGCCCAGCGACGCCAGCGCCGCGCTCTGGCTGGCCCAGCTCGAGGAGCTGGAAACTTCACGCTAGGGCGAAGCTGCGTGTTCGCCCGTTCCAAAGGGCAGACACACAGGTCTGTAAAGGCAGACACACAGGTCTGTAAAGGCAGACACACAGGTCTGTAAGGGCAGACACACAGGTCTGTAAGGGCAGACACACAGGTCTGCCCCTACGGTCTGTCCACAACGATCAGGGAACAAATGACTGGCACCCTTTATCTCGTCGCGACCCCCATCGGCAACCTCGAAGATATCACCCTGCGCGCCCTGCGAGTGCTCAAGGAGGTCGATCTGGTAGCCGCCGAGGACACCCGCCACAGCCGCAAGCTCTTCGGCCATTACGGCATCACCACGCCCCTGACGTCCTGTCACGAGCACAACGAGGCGGCCAAGGGGGAGCGCATCCTTCAGCTGCTGCGCGAGGGCAAATCGGTGGCCCTGATCTCCGACGCGGGGATGCCCGCCATCTCCGACCCCGGTTACCTGCTGGTGCGCCGCTGCCGGGATGAGGGCCTGCCGGTCACCGCCGTCCCGGGAGCTTCGGCGGTGCTGACGGCGCTGGCCATTTCCGGGCTGCCGGTGGAGCGTTTCGCCTTCGAGGGGTTTCTGCCGAACAAGAGCCAGGCCCGCCGCACCCTGCTCAAGGGGCTGCAGGCCGAGCAGCGGACCCTGGTCTTCTACGAGGCGCCGCACCGGCTGCTGGCGGCGCTGGGGGATGTCGTCGAGGAGCTGGGGGGAGGGCGGCAGGTGGCGGTGGCCCGGGAGCTGACCAAGCTGCACGAGGAGCTGTTTCGCGGGTCCGCGAGCGCGGCTCTGGATCATTTCGGCGCCGAACGGGTGCGCGGCGAAATCGTGCTGCTGCTGGCGCCGGCCGAGGAGGCGCCGCAGCAGGAGACGGTGCGCGAGGCCCTGGCGCGCTGGCGCCGGGATACGGACCTGCCGATGCGGCAGATCGTCAAGGAGGTGGCGCGCCAGTTCAATCTGCCCGGCAGCGAGGTCTACCGGGAGAGCCTGGCGTTGAAAGAGGAGGACGAGGAGGAATGACCGAGGCTTAACGCCGGATGTCGAAGCCGGCGAACTCGCCGCGGAACTCCTCCCAGTCGACGTCGACCTCGCTGACCTGGGCCGCCGGCGGGCCCTGGCGGCACCAATCCAGCACCTGGCGGATCTGCGACTCCCGCCCCTCGAACAGGGCCTCCACCTCGCCGTTGGGCAGGTTGCGTACCCAGCCCGTCAGCTGGTGGCGCAGCGCCTCCTGGCGGGTGTAGTAGCGAAAGCTGACCCCCTGGACCACCCCGCGGATGCGTACCGTCGCGCGAATCTGTTTCATTGGCGGGACTCCTTCTCCATCATTTCCAGAAACTCTTCTTCACTCAGCAGGGCGATGCCGAGCTGGCGCGCCTTCTCCAGCTTGCTCCCGGCCTCCTCGCCGGCCACCACGTAGTCGGTTTTCTTGCTCACCGAGCCGGCGGCCCGGCCCCCAAGCCGCTCCACCATTTCCTGGGCCTCTTTGCGGCCGAAGCGGGTCAGCGCGCCGGTGAAGACGAAGGTCTTGCCGGACAGCGGGCCGCCGGCCCGGCGCGCCTCGGTGCCGGGGCTGACGCCGCTTTTCTCGAGGGCCTCGAGCACCTCGCGGTTGCGCGGCGAGGCGAAGAAGCTGACCACGCTCTCGGCCACCTGGGGGCCGATCTCGTGCACGGCCAGCAGCTCCTCGCGGCTGGCGCGGGCCAGCGCTTCGAGGGAGCCGAACTGGCGGGCCAGCACCTTGGCGATATGCTGGCCGACGTGGCGGATCCCCAGCGCGTGGAGAAACCGTGGCAGGGGGCGCTGTTTGCTGCTCTCGATGGCCCCGAGCAGGTTCTCGGCCAGCTTCTCCCCCATGCGCTCGAATTCGAAAAGGTCCTCGCGGGTCAAGGTGTAGAGGTCGGCCACGCTCTGCACCTTGCCCAGGCGCAGCAGCTGGTCGATGTAGCGGTCGCCGAGCCCCTCGATGTCCATGCCGGTGCGCGAGGCGAAGTGCTTGAGCGACTCCTTGAGTTGGGCCGGGCAGGAGAGCCCCTGGCAGCGCGGGACCACTTCGCCCTCGAGCTTGGCCACCGCCGAGCCGCAGGCCGGGCAGCTTTCGGGCAGGGGGACGGGCGTCTCGCTGCCGCTGCGCTTTTCGGCGAGAACCCGAACCACGTCGGGGATCACGTCCCCGGCCCGCTCCACCACCACGTGGTCGCCGATCCGTGCGTCGAGGCGGGCGATCTCGTCCCAGTTGTGCAGGCTGGCGCGGGCGACCATGACCCCGCTGACCTCCACCGGCTTGAGGTGGGCCACCGGGGTGATGGCACCGGTGCGGCCGACCTGCATCTGGATGTCCTCGATGACGGTCACCGCCTGGCGCGGCGGAAACTTGTAGGCAGTTGCCCAACGGGGCCGGTTTGATACCTCACCCAACTCATTCTGCCAGTCACGGCGATTCACCTTGACCACGACACCGTCGATTTCAAAAGGGAGGGCGTCTCGCCGACCCAACATGCTTTGATAGTACTCCAGAACTCCTTGAACTCCTGAGACCACTTGGGTTTCGGCCAAGTTGACGCGAAGTCCCCAGCCTTGCAAGGCTTTGAGCAGTTCACCGTGGGTTTGGGGGGGGGAGGAGTCGATTTGCCCAATTCCGTAGCAATAAATGTTTAACGGTCGTTTGGCGGTGATCCTAGAGTCGAGCTGGCGAAGACTGCCCGCCGCTGCGTTGCGGGGGTTGGCGAAGGTTTTCTGGCCGTTTTCTTCCAATTCGCGGTTCCATCGCTGGAATTCGTCTGTTTCGATGTAGACTTCACCGCGTACCTCGAGGAGCCCGGGGGGATTGCCTTGCAACACAAGGGGGACGGAGGGGACGGTTTTTAGATTTTCGGTGATCTTCTCCCCTGTGATGCCGTCGCCTCGAGTCGAACCAGTAATAAGCCTTCCGTTTTGATAGACTAGTTCCACCGCCAACCCGTCAAGCTTCATTTCGCAGATGTATTCGACATCTTCCGCTTCCGGCAGGGCGAGGAAGCGCTTGATTTGGGCATCGAATTCGCGAAACTCCTCCTTGTCCTTGCGGTTGCTGAGCGACAGCATCGGCAGGGTGTGCCGCACGGATTCGAATTTCTCCAGGGGCGGCGCTCCGACCCGCTGGGACGGAGAGTCGGCCGTTACCAGTTCGGGAAAACGCTTTTCCAACTCCAGCAGTTCCCGGAACAGCCGGTCGTATTCGGCGTCGGTTATCTCCGGGGCGTCCAGCGCATAGTAGCGGTAGTTGTGGTGGTGAAGTTGGGCGTCGAGTTCGGCGTGGCGCTGCCGGGCCTGGTTGCGGTCCATGAAAATCCTTTCCGGTGAAGCCCTGGTGGAGGGAATACGGGTCGAGCACGCCCCGGATTTATAGCACATGGCGGGCGACCGTTCAATAAACCGGAAAAGTCCCCTGTGCGATGCCACTAATGAATTGTCAAGCGGTCAGGCATCGGGTAAACTGCCAGGCAATTGATCCCTGGAGACAACCTCGTGGAAGACCAGCTGTTCCGCCTCGGCGTCCTGTTTGTTCTTTTTGTACTGTCGGCCTTCTTTTCCGGTTCGGAAACGGCCCTGATGTCTATCGACCGGCTGCGGGTCAAGTACCTCGTGGCCAAGAAGAGGCGGGGCTCCACCAGGCTCGAAAGCCTGCTGCTGCACCCCGACCGGTTGCTGAGCGCGATCCTGGTCGGCAATAACCTGGTCAACATCGCCATTTCGGTCTTCGCCACCGGTCTGTTCGTGCATCTCTATGGCGAGCGGGGCGAACTGCTCACCATCCTGGTGCTCACCCCCCTGCTGCTGCTGCTGGCCGAGGTCTCCCCCAAGACCTACGCCGCCAGGTATCCCGAGCGGGTTTCCTTTTTGGTGCTGCGGCCGATTCTGCTGGTGATGACTCTGCTGGCCCCGGTGGTCTGGCTGGTGACCTCTTTCTCCCGCATGCTCACCCGCCTGCTGGGCAGCGGCGAGGAGGAGCGGCCGATCATCTCCGAGGACGAGATCCACACCATGATTTCCGTCGGCGAGCAGGCCGGGGCGGTGGCCAAGGACAAGCGCAAGATGCTCCACGGGGTGCTGGAGCTGGCCGAGACCCGGGTGCGCGACGTCATGATCCCCCGCACCGAAGTGGTGGGCATCGAGGTGAATGCCCCATTCGAGACGGTGTTGGCGCTGGTGCAGGACTCGCGTCACTCGCGTTTTCCGGTTTACGAGGGGAGCCTCGACAACATCGTCGGGATCATCCATTCCAAGGACATCCTCAATTTCATCGAGATGCGCGACGGGTTTTCCCTGCGGGAGATCGCCCGTCCGCCCTATTTCGTCCCCGAATCCAAGCAGATCGAGACCCTGCTGCAGTCCTTTCGCCGGCGGCGGATTCACCTGGCCGTGGTGGTGGACGAATACGGCGGGGTCGAGGGTATCGTGACCCTGGAGGACATCGTCGAGGAGATCGTCGGCGAAATCCAGGACGAATACGACGTGGAGGAGGTCCTGGTGCGGGAGCTGGCCCCTGGTCGCTACCTGGTCGACGGGAGCATCTCCCTGCGCACCGTGAACCGACGGTTCGGGCTCGAGCTGTCCGAAGAGCACGCCAATACCCTGGCCGGATTTCTGCTGCGGACTCTGGGCACCATTCCCCAGGAGGGGGAACGCTGCGAAGCGAACGGCACCGTCTTCGTGGTGCGCAAAGTGGTCGATCGGCGGGTCGAGGAGATCGAGATGACTCTGCCTGCGGCAACTCCCTGACGACCAACGTTTTTTTTACCTTTTCCCGCCTCCTCGACACCCCCGCCCCCGGGGGTGTTTTTTTATGTCCGCCAGACAATCTAAGCCCTTAAAAAATTGGAAAATTCTCTTGACAAGGGGTAGGCCCCTCGCTATCATTCCCAAAAAGTGGGGACTCGTGTCAAAAGGGGACATCGGCGGCCTAAATGCAATTCTCCGGAGAGTTTCATAACGCCATCGACGGCAAGGGACGTCTCAGTATCCCTAAGGATTTTCGCGACTTGCTCGCGAATGGGGGAGACGAACGGCTGGTGGTGACCAAGAACCTCACCGGGGGGCTTTCGGCCTATCCGGTGGCTCTCTGGGAGCAGGTGATGGCAACGATGCAGCAGGCTTCGCCCACTCCGGAGAAAAATGCCGCCATCCGCCTGATGGTCGCCCCGGCGGTCCCCTGCGGCTTCGACAAGCAGGGCCGGATCATGGTTCCCCAGTCGCTGCGCACCCATGCGGCGCTGGACAAGGAGGCGGTCATCATCGGCATGTTCGACAAGATCGAGATTTACAGCCAGAGCCGCCATGCCGAGGTGACCCGCAGCTCCGAGGCGCTGCTCCAGGCCAATCCGCAGTTCCTGGCCGGGATGGGGTTCTGACCCTTGGCGCAGGGCGATTTCTCGCATCTTTCGGTAATGCCCGGTGAGGTCCTGGAGCTGCTCCAGCCCCGTGCCGGAGAAACCTATCTCGACGGGACCCTGGGGGGCGGCGGGCACTCTCGCCTGATCCTCGAGGCGTCGGCCCCCGATGGCCGGCTAATCGGCCTCGATCGGGATCCGGCGGCGCTCAGAAAGGCCGCCGAGGTGCTCGCTCCTTTCGGCGAGCGGGCCATCCTGCGGCACGCCAATTTCTCCGAGGCCGGCCGGGTGCTGGCCGAACTGGGGATCGCGGGACTCGATGGAATGCTCCTCGACCTGGGGGTGTCGTCCCATCAGCTGGATTCGGCCGAACGGGGCTTCTCCTTTCGGGCCGAGGCCCCCCTGGATATGCGGATGGACCCGACCGGCGGGGAGACGGCCGCGGATGTGGTCAATACCTATTCCGCTGACGATCTGGCCCGCATCTTCCGCGAGTACGGCGAGGAGCGATACGCGGGGAGAATCGCCCGGCGTATCGAGAAGGTCCGCCAGCAGGCGCTGCTGGAAAGCACCCGGGAACTTGCCGAACTGGTACGGGACGCCGTGCCGGGGGGGCACATTCCCTCGCGGATTCACCCGGCGACACGGGTCTTTCAGGCTCTGCGCATCCAGGTCAACCAGGAACTCGAGCATGTCCGCGAGGGTATCGCCCGGGGCCTGGAGCTGCTAAAGCCCGGCGGGCGGCTGGTGGTGATCAGTTTTCATTCCCTGGAGGATCGCATCGTCAAGCGTTTCTTCCAGGAGCAGGCCAAGGGTTGCATCTGCCCGCCGCGGCTTCCGACCTGCGTGTGCGGTCACCAGCCCGGGGTGGAGATCCTGACCCGCAAGGCGGCGCGTGCCGGCGAACAGGAGGTCGCAGGCAACCCCAGGGCCCGCAGCGCGGTGCTCCGGGCGGTGCGCAAGCTGGCCTGAGCATTTTTTCGATGTGATTCTGGAGGGTGGTATGTCGAATGTATCCATAAAGTCTCTGCCGAAAATCAACGGCTTCTCCCTGTCCCGTCCCCGGATCCTTCCCCTGCTTGTATCCGTTACCGCCATCATGGCGGTTTCGTTGTTTTTTGTCTGGTCCCGGATTGAGGCCGTCAATCTGGAGTACGCCATTTCCAGCCACGAAAGCCGGCTGCGGGAACTCAACCAGGAGTCCCGGCAGCTGCGCCTGGAGGTCGCCAGCCTGCGCAACCCGCTGCGCATCGAGCAGGTGGCCCGCAAGGAACTCGGTCTGAGGATGCCGACCCCGAACCAGGTGATAATCGTCGAATGATGGAGCGACTGGAGAGGTGGGTGCGATTTCGCATCAGGATGGTCTGCCTGGTTTTCGTGGTGGCCTTTTGCCTGGTTGCGGTGCGCGCCTTCCAGTTGCAGGTGCAGGGAGAGCAGGAGTGGCGCAAGCGGGCTGAACGACAGCACCAGAAGGTGATCCCCCTGACCCCGAGGCGGGGCACCATTTTCGACCGCAATGGCGAGGAGCTGGCATTGAGCATCGAGGTGGACTCCATCTATGTACAGCCCCGACAGGTGACCGACCCCGCTGCCGCGGCTCGGGCCCTCAGTGGCGTGCTCTCCATGTCCGCCGCTTCGCTCAAGGCCAAACTCAGCTCGGGAAAGAGCTTCCTCTGGCTCAAGCGCCAGGTTACCCCCCGGGAAAGCGAACTGGTGCGGGCTCTGGAGATTGCCGGTGTCGGTTTTACCAAGGAACATCGCCGCTTCTACCCCAACTCGGAGCAAGGCGCCCAGGTCATCGGCTTTACCGGTGTCGATCCCAAGGGCCTGGAGGGGGTCGAGCTCAAGTACGATGCCGAAATCCTGGGACAGAGCGGCTACCTGGTCACCGAACGCGATGCCCTGGGGCGGGGGATCGGTTCCGGCGAGGTGGTCATCGAGGGTCAGAACCAGGGCAGCAACCTGCAGCTGACCATCGACAAGAATATCCAGTACATTGCCGAAAAGGAGCTGGCCGCGGGGGTCCGGGAAGCCAACGCGAAGGCCGGCACGGTGGTGGTTCTCGACCCGATGACCGGGGAGGTGCTGGCCATGGCCAGCCAGCCGGATTTCAACCCCAACGCCTTCTACAAGTATCGGCCGAACCAGTGGCGCAACCGGGCGATCTGCGACACCTTCGAGCCAGGCTCCACCCTGAAGCTGTTCATGATGGCCGCCGCGTTGAATGAGGGCCTGGTGCGGATGGATCAGAAGATCTACTGCGAGAACGGGGTGTTCAAGGTCGGTGGCAAGGTGATCCACGATCACCATAAATACAAGGACCTCTCGGTCCTGGAAATTCTCAAGTACAGCTCCAATATCGGCTCGGCCAAGATTGGCAAGATGCTCGAACGCGAGAGGCTCTACCGCTACCTGACGGATTTTGGCTTCGGGCAGAATACCGGGATCGACCTGCCCGGAGAGGTGCCCGGTTTGCTGCGCCGCCCCTCCCAATGGTTCGAAATTGACCTGGCGGCCATCTCCTTCGGCCAGGGGATGACCATCACCGCGTTGCAGTTGGCCCGGGCGACCGCGGCCATTGCCA
This window encodes:
- a CDS encoding penicillin-binding protein, with product MRFRIRMVCLVFVVAFCLVAVRAFQLQVQGEQEWRKRAERQHQKVIPLTPRRGTIFDRNGEELALSIEVDSIYVQPRQVTDPAAAARALSGVLSMSAASLKAKLSSGKSFLWLKRQVTPRESELVRALEIAGVGFTKEHRRFYPNSEQGAQVIGFTGVDPKGLEGVELKYDAEILGQSGYLVTERDALGRGIGSGEVVIEGQNQGSNLQLTIDKNIQYIAEKELAAGVREANAKAGTVVVLDPMTGEVLAMASQPDFNPNAFYKYRPNQWRNRAICDTFEPGSTLKLFMMAAALNEGLVRMDQKIYCENGVFKVGGKVIHDHHKYKDLSVLEILKYSSNIGSAKIGKMLERERLYRYLTDFGFGQNTGIDLPGEVPGLLRRPSQWFEIDLAAISFGQGMTITALQLARATAAIANGGYLMDAPVVSKVTDHEGRVLTSNPPRAIKRVVSEDVARQVREMMTTVSEEGGTGTLAAVPGFRVAGKTGTAQKVDPVTGGYSVDKRVASFVGFVPAENPRLVILSVIDEPEGKTYGGLVAAPVFSRIASQSLRYLKVAPTAPLPAGPMALPPVMEVSVPLEEPTLATLEPADGGAPIMPNFSGMSYRQVLQTMGKTGVNLRLKGHGRVVEQSPPAGRPISYSSEAWVRLAPPT
- a CDS encoding HlyC/CorC family transporter gives rise to the protein MEDQLFRLGVLFVLFVLSAFFSGSETALMSIDRLRVKYLVAKKRRGSTRLESLLLHPDRLLSAILVGNNLVNIAISVFATGLFVHLYGERGELLTILVLTPLLLLLAEVSPKTYAARYPERVSFLVLRPILLVMTLLAPVVWLVTSFSRMLTRLLGSGEEERPIISEDEIHTMISVGEQAGAVAKDKRKMLHGVLELAETRVRDVMIPRTEVVGIEVNAPFETVLALVQDSRHSRFPVYEGSLDNIVGIIHSKDILNFIEMRDGFSLREIARPPYFVPESKQIETLLQSFRRRRIHLAVVVDEYGGVEGIVTLEDIVEEIVGEIQDEYDVEEVLVRELAPGRYLVDGSISLRTVNRRFGLELSEEHANTLAGFLLRTLGTIPQEGERCEANGTVFVVRKVVDRRVEEIEMTLPAATP
- the ftsL gene encoding cell division protein FtsL, whose amino-acid sequence is MSNVSIKSLPKINGFSLSRPRILPLLVSVTAIMAVSLFFVWSRIEAVNLEYAISSHESRLRELNQESRQLRLEVASLRNPLRIEQVARKELGLRMPTPNQVIIVE
- the rsmH gene encoding 16S rRNA (cytosine(1402)-N(4))-methyltransferase RsmH → MAQGDFSHLSVMPGEVLELLQPRAGETYLDGTLGGGGHSRLILEASAPDGRLIGLDRDPAALRKAAEVLAPFGERAILRHANFSEAGRVLAELGIAGLDGMLLDLGVSSHQLDSAERGFSFRAEAPLDMRMDPTGGETAADVVNTYSADDLARIFREYGEERYAGRIARRIEKVRQQALLESTRELAELVRDAVPGGHIPSRIHPATRVFQALRIQVNQELEHVREGIARGLELLKPGGRLVVISFHSLEDRIVKRFFQEQAKGCICPPRLPTCVCGHQPGVEILTRKAARAGEQEVAGNPRARSAVLRAVRKLA
- the rsmI gene encoding 16S rRNA (cytidine(1402)-2'-O)-methyltransferase gives rise to the protein MTGTLYLVATPIGNLEDITLRALRVLKEVDLVAAEDTRHSRKLFGHYGITTPLTSCHEHNEAAKGERILQLLREGKSVALISDAGMPAISDPGYLLVRRCRDEGLPVTAVPGASAVLTALAISGLPVERFAFEGFLPNKSQARRTLLKGLQAEQRTLVFYEAPHRLLAALGDVVEELGGGRQVAVARELTKLHEELFRGSASAALDHFGAERVRGEIVLLLAPAEEAPQQETVREALARWRRDTDLPMRQIVKEVARQFNLPGSEVYRESLALKEEDEEE
- the ligA gene encoding NAD-dependent DNA ligase LigA, whose protein sequence is MDRNQARQRHAELDAQLHHHNYRYYALDAPEITDAEYDRLFRELLELEKRFPELVTADSPSQRVGAPPLEKFESVRHTLPMLSLSNRKDKEEFREFDAQIKRFLALPEAEDVEYICEMKLDGLAVELVYQNGRLITGSTRGDGITGEKITENLKTVPSVPLVLQGNPPGLLEVRGEVYIETDEFQRWNRELEENGQKTFANPRNAAAGSLRQLDSRITAKRPLNIYCYGIGQIDSSPPQTHGELLKALQGWGLRVNLAETQVVSGVQGVLEYYQSMLGRRDALPFEIDGVVVKVNRRDWQNELGEVSNRPRWATAYKFPPRQAVTVIEDIQMQVGRTGAITPVAHLKPVEVSGVMVARASLHNWDEIARLDARIGDHVVVERAGDVIPDVVRVLAEKRSGSETPVPLPESCPACGSAVAKLEGEVVPRCQGLSCPAQLKESLKHFASRTGMDIEGLGDRYIDQLLRLGKVQSVADLYTLTREDLFEFERMGEKLAENLLGAIESSKQRPLPRFLHALGIRHVGQHIAKVLARQFGSLEALARASREELLAVHEIGPQVAESVVSFFASPRNREVLEALEKSGVSPGTEARRAGGPLSGKTFVFTGALTRFGRKEAQEMVERLGGRAAGSVSKKTDYVVAGEEAGSKLEKARQLGIALLSEEEFLEMMEKESRQ
- a CDS encoding acylphosphatase; the protein is MKQIRATVRIRGVVQGVSFRYYTRQEALRHQLTGWVRNLPNGEVEALFEGRESQIRQVLDWCRQGPPAAQVSEVDVDWEEFRGEFAGFDIRR
- a CDS encoding division/cell wall cluster transcriptional repressor MraZ, with product MQFSGEFHNAIDGKGRLSIPKDFRDLLANGGDERLVVTKNLTGGLSAYPVALWEQVMATMQQASPTPEKNAAIRLMVAPAVPCGFDKQGRIMVPQSLRTHAALDKEAVIIGMFDKIEIYSQSRHAEVTRSSEALLQANPQFLAGMGF